The bacterium genome segment GACGCGCCGGCCTACCACCTGGACCTATCCGACGAGGCGCCGCGGTTCTTCGACTGCCCGCCGCTGATCCCATCGCTTCCGGCGCTACGGCCCGACCAGCAGGCCGCGGTGGAGGCATGGGAGCAAGCTGGAGGCCGGGGGGTCGTGGTCAAGCCCACGGGTACGGGCAAGACCGAGATCGCGCTGGCCCTGATCACCCGCCACCGCGTCTCGGCGTTGATCGTCGTGCCGCTGCGCGACCTGATGTACCAGTGGCAGCGCCGGATCAAGCAGGGGTTGGGCTTCGACGCTGGGGTCCTGGGCGACGGGCGTCACGAGGTTTGGCCGATCACGGTCACCACCTACGACAGCGCCTACATCCACATGAAGGAGATCGGCAACCGGTACCGTCTCATAGTCTACGACGAGGCGCACCACCTCCCGGGGGTCACCTTCCGCGAGAGCGCGCTGGACTGCCTGGCGCCGATGCGGCTGGGGCTCACCGCTACCCCCCGCCGTGCCGACGGCCTGGACCGGTTGCTCGACGAGCTGATCGGCCCGATCGTGTACGAAGAACAGATCGCCGACGCAAGGGGGAAGACCCTGGCCGGCTACAGCATCATCCGCGTGCCGATCGCCCTGACCGAGGACGAGCAGGCCGAGTTCGACGGGCTCTCGCGGCGGATCCGCGCGTACGTCGCCCGCGGCCGTCGGGAAGGCGCTGCAGGCAGGGCAGCGCGGGACGGGGGCGCCGGAGGCGGGGCTGCGGGCGAGCGAGCCCCGGCGTTCGACTGGACGCATGACCTGGCCAGGCGGTCGCGCACCGATCCCGAGGCCAAGGCGATCCTGCGCGCCTACCGGAGGAAGTTGACGCTCATCCATCGCTCCGCCGAGAAGTTGCGCGTGGTCGAAGACGTCCTGCGCCTGCACCCTGCGGATCAGTGCGTGATCTTCACCGCCTCCAACCGAATGGCCCTGGACGTCTCGGCGCGCTTCCTCATCCCGGCGCTCACCGCCCACTCGGACAAGAAGGAACGGAACGCCGTGCTCGACGCGTTCGCTCGGGGCACGCTGCGTGCGCTCGTCGCCTGTGAGGTCCTCAACGAGGGATGGGACGCGCCCGCGGTGAAGGTCGGCGTGGTGCTCGGGGGCGAGAAGGGCGCCAAGGAGGCCGTGCAGCGCCTGGGGCGGCTGCTGCGCAGGTCGGGCGACCGCTCCGCGCGCCTCTACGAGGTCGTGGTGCAGGAGAGCCCCGAGATCACCAGGGCACGGCGCCGGAGCCGGACGGATGCTTACCAAACAGCAACGCGTCTATCGGTGGATCAGGCCCGGCAGCTCGATCTCTTCTGATCGGCTGGACGACGAGGACCTGCCGCATCTGGCGCGGGCCATCGCCGTCTACCGGCGGTTGGTCGGCGGCCGGCGGGGACGCGTGCGGGATGCGGCGCGGGGCGCGCTCGGCGGGATCCAGCCTGATCGGGTCGAGGGGATCATCAAGCTCCTGGACGATGTGGCCACCTACGAGTGGCCCCGCGGCTCGCGGCAGGCCGAAGTGCGGGTGCGGGTGTTCGAGACGGCGGCCCGGAATCACCCGGTACTCGAACGCGACCATGCCCGGGACCTGCTGGCGGCAGGGCTCAACCCGGCGCCCCACCGCCCCGAGGATGCCGTGCCCCTCCTCTACGCCGACTACCCGGAGTTCCACCGGATGAGCGCCTTCCCCCTCGACTACGCCGCCGGCGACCTCCGTGCCGACTACGATCTCGCCCAGGCCCAGGCGCTGCTCTACGACGCGGTCCGGATCACGGTTGAAGCCCGGCGCGACTTCAGGCACATCGTCCAGTACGCGCGTCTCTCGCGCCTGCTGCACCGGGGCGAGCGGGTGCGCGGCGGAGCATACCGGTTGGTCTTCGACGGACCCAACTCGATCCTCCGGTACACCCACGCCTACGGGGTTGACTTCGCGAAGTTCCTGGCAGCGCTCGTCCAGGCCCGAGGCTGGACCCTGACCGCCGAGGTCGTGATGCGCAAGGGGTGGCGGCCGGTTCTGTTCGCGCTCTCGGACGCCGACGGCCTGCGCTCGCGGGTGCCTGTCCCGGCGCTGTTCGACTCGCGCCTGGAGGAGACTTTCGCGCGCAAGTTCGGTCCCGAGCGCGACGGCTGGCGACTCGGCCGGGAAGCGCTCATCCTCGAGGCGGGCGAGGCGCTGGTGGTGCCGGACTTCGTCTTCACCCACGAGGATGGAACCGAGGTGGCCTTGGAGATCGTCGGGTACTGGACCCCACAGTACCTCAAGACGAAGCTCGATAAGCTCGCCGCGGTGCGGGGGCCGAACCTGATCGTAGCCGTCCGGAAGGCGATGGCCGTGGCGGCTGGGAGTCTTCCGGCGACGGTGTTGCCGTTCTCGAGCGGGATCCTGCTGCGGGACCTCATGCCCCGGCTGGAGGCGTTCCGGCCAACCCGAAGGAGGGGTGGATGACCGTGGCACCACGGGTCACCGTCGTGGGCAGCCTCAACACCGACCTTGTGGTCAGGGCGCCGAAGCTGCCCGAGCGCGGCGAGACGGTGATGGACGGCTCGTTCGCCGTCTTCTCGGGAGGCAAGGGTGCCAACCAGGCCGTGGCCGCAGCCAGGCTGGGAGCGAGCGTGGTAATGGTCGGCCGCGTTGGGGACGACCCCTTCGGCGCGCAGATGCGTGCCGGCCTGGAGCAGGAAGGCATTGATGCTGCGCACGTGCGCGCAACCAAGGGCACCGCATCGGGTGTCGCGCTCATCACAGTAGATCTCGCCGGTCACAACACCATCGTCGTGGCCTCAGGGGCCAACATGCGCCTGACGATCGCGGACGTGGATGCCGCTGCTGAGGTAATCGCAGAGAGCCAGGTCCTGCTGCTGCAGTTCGAGGTGCCGACGGAGGTGGTGGCACACGCTGCGGCCCTGGCAAAGCGCAGCGGCTGCCGTGTCGTGCTGGACCCGGCGCCCGCACCGGCGGACGGGTCGCTGCCCGAAGGCCTGTACCGGAGTCTTTTCGTAATAAACCCCAACGAGGTTGAAGCCCGGGCGCTCACCGGAATCGCGGTGGCCAACGATCAGGGCGCGGCCGCTGCTGCAGACCGCCTCTTGGAGCTAGGATGCCAGGCAGCGGTCATCAAGCGCGGCGTGCAGGGTGCCTTCTTGGCGGTGGACGCGACGCGTGAAGCAGTACCGGGGATTCCAGTCAAGGCCGTGGACTCAACCGCCGCGGGTGATGCGTTCGCCGGAGCGCTGGCGGTGGCGCTGGCCGAAGGCAGGAGCCTAGCCGAGGCGGTCCGGTTCGCGAACGCCGCAGGCGCGATGTCGGTGACCCGGATGGGTGCGCAGCCCTCGATGCCACGGCGGGAGGAGTTGTTGGAGTTCGCCCGGTCACGCGGGCTTGGGCTCTGAGCCGCCCCCGGCCGCGTGCGCGCGCCGGGCCTCGCTGACCATCCGCCGCGCGTCCTCTGCCCCGGCCCAGCCGTGGATCTCCACCGGCTTCTGCTCGAGCGTCTTGTAGACCGTAAAGAAGTGCTGCACCTCCTTGAGGAAGTGCGGTGGCACGTGCTCCAGTTCGGTCACGCCGTCGAAGCGCGGATCGCCCACGGGCACGGCCAGCACCTTCTGGTCGTGCCCCTTCTCGTCGTGCATGTCCAGCACGCCGATGGGGCGCACCTCCACCAGGCAGCCAGGGAACGTGGGCTCGTAGGTGAAGATCAGCACGTCCAGGTGGTCGCCGTCGTCGGCCAGGGTGTCTGTGATGAACCCGTAGTCGGCCGGGTAGTGCAGCGGCGAGTAGAGCACCCGGTCGAGCCGGATCCCGCCGCGGATAGGGTCCAGTTCGTACTTGTTTCGGCTGCCCCGCGGCACCTCGACGAAGGCCAGCACGGTCACAGCCCGTTCGGTCATCCCCATCTCCCTCCGTCGGGCCCGGTCGCCCCCGCGTCGCGATCCGTCAGGTCCCGGACCAGCGCGCGGATGCGGCCGGCCAGGTCGTCGCGGACCGTGCGGTAGAACGTGAGATCGCGGCCGGCCGGATTCGGCAGCGGCCAGTGCAGGCTTCGCGCGCCCGGCACCAACGGGCACGCCTCCTCGGCGCACAGGCCCACCACCAGTTCGACGTCGGGCCCCAGGGCCGCCTGCAGCGGCTTGGGCATGTGGTCGCTGATGTCCACGCCGATCTCGCGCATGACCGTCACGGCCTCCTCGCGCACGCGCTCCCCGGGGTCCGTGCCCGCGGACCCGGCCCGCCAACCCGCCGGCGTCAGGGCGTTGAACAACCCCTCCGCCATCTGCGAGCGGGCGGAGTTGTGCACTCAGAGAAACAGGACGCGTGGCATGACACCCTCCTCACCGCCCCGGAGCAGTCCTGGCCCACCGTGGGCGCCGCCAGGCCCGCGACCACGCCCGCGGCCGCCTGTACCGTGTTGGCGGGGCCGCATCACACGTTCAGCTCCCGCAGCTCGCCGGTCACCATGTAGATGACCCGCTCACCGATGTTGGTGATATGGTCGGCGGCGCGCTCCAGGTTCTGCGCCACCAGCAGCAGCTCCAGCGCCCGCGGGATGGTCCGGGGATCGCTGAGCATGTACGTCAGCAGCTCTCTGAAGACCTGGCTGCGCAGGGCGTCCACCTCGTCATCTCGCTTCGCCATGGCCTCGGCCAGGGCCGTATCTCTTCGCAGGTACGCGTCCATGGCCTCTCGGAGCATCTGCTGCACGAGTTCCTCCATGCGCGGGATGTCAATGAGCGGTTTGAGGTGCGGCTGGCCGGCCAGCCGCTTCACCGACTTGGAGATGCCCTCGGCGTGGTCGGCCAGCCGCTCCAGGTCGATGGTAATGACGAAGGCGGCCGCGATGGTCCGCAGGTCTGACGCCATGGGCTGCTGCCGGGCCAACAGGCGCATGCAGCGGTCCTCCAGCTCCAGGTGCAGCGCGTCGATCCGGTCGTCATCCCGGACGATCCGCTCGGCCCAGTCGGCGTCCAGCGTCCGCAGCGCCTCCACCGACGCGTGGATCGCCTCCCCAGCCATCGTCGCCATGCGGACGACGTCGGCCTGGAGCCCCTCCAACTCCCTCAGGAACAGCTCGCGAGTCAACCTCGGCTCCCTCCCCCCGATGTTCTGGCCACGCCTGGGAACTCCTGGCAGGGTGCCGGCCCGGGCTCACCCGAACCGGCCGGTAATGTAGTCCTCGGTCCGGCGATCACCAGGCCGCGTGAAGATCTGGTCCGTGGCACCAACCTCGACCAGCTCGCCGTCCAACAGGAACCCGGTCACATCCGAGACCCGGGCGGCCTGCTGCATGTTGTGGGTCACGATGACAATGGTGAGCTGCCGGGCCAGCTCGCGGGCCAGCTCCTCGATGCGCAGCGTGGCTGCCGGGTCCAGGGCCGAGGCCGGCTCGTCCATCAGCAGTACCTCTGGCGAGACGGCGAGCGCGCGGGCGATGCACAGCCGCTGCTGCTGGCCGCCCGAGAGGCTGGTGCCGGGCCGCCCCAGGCGGTCCTTCACCTCATCCCACAAGGCCGCGGCGCGCAGGCTGCGCTCCACTGTCTCGTCCAGCACACGCCGGTCCCGCTCGCCGGCCAGCCGCAGCCCGGCCGCGGCGTTGTCGTAGATGCTCATGGTGGGGAAGGGGTTGGGCTTCTGGAACACCATGCCGACGCGGCGGCGGACCCGGACCGGGTCGACGCCCGGCGCGTAGATATCGACGCCGTCCATCAGTACCCTCCCGCTGGAGCGCGCGCCGGGCACCAGCTCGTGCATGCGGTTCAGGCAGCGCAGGAAGGTGGACTTACCGCATCCCGACGGCCCGATGATGGCCGTCACCCGGCGAGGGGCGATGGTCAGGGAGACGCCACGCAGAACGTGGTGGCGGTCGAACCAGGCGTGGACGCCCTGTGCCTCGATCCCGGCGGCGTGGTCGATCAAGATCCCGGCGTCCGCCGTCACGGCGACCCCGGCCTGCATGGCGTCTGGCATCGGACCCTCCATCATCGCAGCATTCGCTCCGTTACCGAAGTTTCACATGGCGGGCCGCCACCGCCCGGGCGGCGATGTTGACGCTCAGCACAATGGTCATCAGGACCAGGGCGCCGGCCCACGCCTGCCGGTGCCAGTCCTCGAAGGGCGAGACGGCGTAGGCGAAGATCTGCAGGGGCAGGGCGGCGATCGGTTGCAGCAGGTCCCAGTTCCAGAACCGGTTCCCGAACGCGGTGAAGAGCAACGGCGCGGTCTCGCCCGCGATGCGGGC includes the following:
- a CDS encoding DEAD/DEAH box helicase family protein encodes the protein MANRAGRLRFDRGSLRLDLPKATRVPPYLIWDRRVQAWRTEAVHYLQVREDAPAYHLDLSDEAPRFFDCPPLIPSLPALRPDQQAAVEAWEQAGGRGVVVKPTGTGKTEIALALITRHRVSALIVVPLRDLMYQWQRRIKQGLGFDAGVLGDGRHEVWPITVTTYDSAYIHMKEIGNRYRLIVYDEAHHLPGVTFRESALDCLAPMRLGLTATPRRADGLDRLLDELIGPIVYEEQIADARGKTLAGYSIIRVPIALTEDEQAEFDGLSRRIRAYVARGRREGAAGRAARDGGAGGGAAGERAPAFDWTHDLARRSRTDPEAKAILRAYRRKLTLIHRSAEKLRVVEDVLRLHPADQCVIFTASNRMALDVSARFLIPALTAHSDKKERNAVLDAFARGTLRALVACEVLNEGWDAPAVKVGVVLGGEKGAKEAVQRLGRLLRRSGDRSARLYEVVVQESPEITRARRRSRTDAYQTATRLSVDQARQLDLF
- a CDS encoding DUF790 family protein, translating into MLTKQQRVYRWIRPGSSISSDRLDDEDLPHLARAIAVYRRLVGGRRGRVRDAARGALGGIQPDRVEGIIKLLDDVATYEWPRGSRQAEVRVRVFETAARNHPVLERDHARDLLAAGLNPAPHRPEDAVPLLYADYPEFHRMSAFPLDYAAGDLRADYDLAQAQALLYDAVRITVEARRDFRHIVQYARLSRLLHRGERVRGGAYRLVFDGPNSILRYTHAYGVDFAKFLAALVQARGWTLTAEVVMRKGWRPVLFALSDADGLRSRVPVPALFDSRLEETFARKFGPERDGWRLGREALILEAGEALVVPDFVFTHEDGTEVALEIVGYWTPQYLKTKLDKLAAVRGPNLIVAVRKAMAVAAGSLPATVLPFSSGILLRDLMPRLEAFRPTRRRGG
- the rbsK gene encoding ribokinase, yielding MTVAPRVTVVGSLNTDLVVRAPKLPERGETVMDGSFAVFSGGKGANQAVAAARLGASVVMVGRVGDDPFGAQMRAGLEQEGIDAAHVRATKGTASGVALITVDLAGHNTIVVASGANMRLTIADVDAAAEVIAESQVLLLQFEVPTEVVAHAAALAKRSGCRVVLDPAPAPADGSLPEGLYRSLFVINPNEVEARALTGIAVANDQGAAAAADRLLELGCQAAVIKRGVQGAFLAVDATREAVPGIPVKAVDSTAAGDAFAGALAVALAEGRSLAEAVRFANAAGAMSVTRMGAQPSMPRREELLEFARSRGLGL
- a CDS encoding inorganic diphosphatase; this encodes MTERAVTVLAFVEVPRGSRNKYELDPIRGGIRLDRVLYSPLHYPADYGFITDTLADDGDHLDVLIFTYEPTFPGCLVEVRPIGVLDMHDEKGHDQKVLAVPVGDPRFDGVTELEHVPPHFLKEVQHFFTVYKTLEQKPVEIHGWAGAEDARRMVSEARRAHAAGGGSEPKPA
- a CDS encoding arsenate reductase ArsC, with the protein product MHNSARSQMAEGLFNALTPAGWRAGSAGTDPGERVREEAVTVMREIGVDISDHMPKPLQAALGPDVELVVGLCAEEACPLVPGARSLHWPLPNPAGRDLTFYRTVRDDLAGRIRALVRDLTDRDAGATGPDGGRWG
- the phoU gene encoding phosphate signaling complex protein PhoU, with amino-acid sequence MTRELFLRELEGLQADVVRMATMAGEAIHASVEALRTLDADWAERIVRDDDRIDALHLELEDRCMRLLARQQPMASDLRTIAAAFVITIDLERLADHAEGISKSVKRLAGQPHLKPLIDIPRMEELVQQMLREAMDAYLRRDTALAEAMAKRDDEVDALRSQVFRELLTYMLSDPRTIPRALELLLVAQNLERAADHITNIGERVIYMVTGELRELNV
- the pstB gene encoding phosphate ABC transporter ATP-binding protein PstB; this translates as MQAGVAVTADAGILIDHAAGIEAQGVHAWFDRHHVLRGVSLTIAPRRVTAIIGPSGCGKSTFLRCLNRMHELVPGARSSGRVLMDGVDIYAPGVDPVRVRRRVGMVFQKPNPFPTMSIYDNAAAGLRLAGERDRRVLDETVERSLRAAALWDEVKDRLGRPGTSLSGGQQQRLCIARALAVSPEVLLMDEPASALDPAATLRIEELARELARQLTIVIVTHNMQQAARVSDVTGFLLDGELVEVGATDQIFTRPGDRRTEDYITGRFG